One window of Arthrobacter oryzae genomic DNA carries:
- a CDS encoding ABC transporter permease, whose amino-acid sequence MARHNLGTVISFEFVRTVTKPRFWIGTLSVPVIMAVVFGMIFLSNTSTSSAAEAQKNAQFSISYRDASGLITPADAAAFGAVPADSSDAGIRDVQSGAVDAYFEFPAHPETTAVKVYGTDKGLFENGKYAAVAQVMLARAVAVRIGSPQLSSLASGSAQVETVTYQGSEVAGGMNSVIPPMAFLVVFYGLVVLLAGQMLNSTLEEKENRVTEMILTTLKPTTLITGKVLALFMVGLVQVAVFASPVLVGALFYRDALSIPEFEASQLIFDPLRMTVGFLILVGGFALFTTTLVAIGAVMPTAKEAGNFMGVMIALIFIPFYSVSLVVSEPHSPIVQVFTYFPFSAPVTALLRNAFGSLGVMEAALVIAILYAGAAVMLRVAVRLFQYGSISYTSKVSIRTALRAGSRHAVAAPAEK is encoded by the coding sequence ATGGCCCGGCACAACCTTGGAACGGTCATCAGCTTCGAATTCGTGCGCACCGTGACCAAGCCCCGGTTCTGGATCGGCACCCTGTCCGTGCCCGTCATCATGGCCGTGGTGTTCGGGATGATCTTCCTCAGCAACACCAGCACCAGTTCCGCCGCCGAGGCGCAGAAGAACGCCCAGTTCAGCATCTCCTACCGGGACGCCTCCGGCCTGATCACCCCCGCCGACGCAGCCGCATTCGGCGCCGTTCCCGCGGACTCGTCCGACGCCGGTATCCGGGACGTCCAGTCCGGCGCCGTCGACGCCTACTTCGAGTTCCCCGCACATCCCGAGACCACGGCAGTGAAGGTGTACGGCACGGACAAGGGCTTGTTCGAGAACGGAAAGTACGCCGCCGTCGCGCAGGTCATGCTGGCACGCGCAGTGGCCGTGCGAATCGGCTCGCCCCAGCTGTCCAGCCTCGCGTCAGGGTCGGCGCAGGTGGAAACCGTCACCTACCAGGGGTCCGAGGTGGCGGGAGGCATGAACTCCGTGATTCCGCCGATGGCATTTCTGGTGGTCTTTTACGGGCTGGTGGTGCTCCTCGCGGGGCAGATGCTGAATTCCACGCTGGAGGAGAAGGAGAACCGGGTCACCGAAATGATCCTGACCACCCTCAAGCCCACCACCCTGATCACCGGCAAGGTGCTGGCCCTGTTCATGGTGGGCCTCGTCCAGGTGGCGGTGTTCGCTTCCCCCGTCCTGGTCGGCGCCCTCTTCTACCGGGATGCCCTGAGCATCCCCGAGTTCGAGGCGTCGCAGCTGATCTTCGACCCCCTGCGCATGACCGTCGGCTTCCTGATCCTCGTGGGCGGCTTCGCCCTCTTCACCACCACGCTGGTGGCCATCGGCGCCGTGATGCCCACAGCCAAGGAAGCCGGAAACTTCATGGGCGTGATGATCGCCCTGATTTTCATCCCCTTCTACTCGGTCAGCCTGGTGGTTTCCGAGCCGCATTCCCCGATCGTCCAGGTCTTCACGTACTTCCCGTTCTCTGCGCCGGTCACAGCGCTGCTGCGGAACGCCTTCGGCTCCCTCGGCGTCATGGAAGCCGCTCTGGTGATCGCCATCCTCTACGCCGGTGCCGCCGTGATGCTCCGCGTGGCCGTGCGGCTGTTCCAGTACGGGTCCATCTCCTACACCTCCAAGGTCAGCATCAGGACCGCCCTCAGGGCAGGGTCGCGGCATGCGGTGGCCGCCCCGGCGGAGAAGTAG